Proteins encoded within one genomic window of Bacteroidota bacterium:
- the glgX gene encoding glycogen debranching protein GlgX — MLSISAEDTVTDDKSNQMPVMPGKPYPLGATWDGIGVNFALYSAQATRVELLLFARAEDAAPSEVHVLDQRTGPIWHIYLPHVKPGQCYGYRVDGPYVPEKGLRFNRNKVLLDPYARAIGRPMKWDDGLYGYDSEDPEADLTFSTVDTAAYAPLGAVIEEHFEWGNDKPPGIAWADTIIYETHVKGISQLHPDVPEGLRGSYLGLISAPVLDHFKSLGVTTIQLLPVHARVEEAHLVEKELVNYWGYNTLAYFAPEPAYAANTSAADDPIAAVREFKMMVRGLHAAGFEVIIDVVYNHTGEGNHMGPTLSFRGIDNLSYYKQNPSDPRYLMDYTGTGNTLDMGNSHVLQLVMDSLRYWVEEMHVDGFRFDLAAALARDLFEINMLSAFFQVIQQDPVLSQVKLIAEPWDVGPGGYQVGSFPWQWTEWNGRYRDVMRRFWRGDTGLIGDMATSLAGSSDLYEWSGRRPYASINFLTAHDGYTLQDFVSYEQKHNELNKEGNRDGHNANHSINMGVEGPSDDPAVNGHRKKLKQAMIASLLFSQGVPMVLGGDELSKTQHGNNNAYCQDNDINWYNWSLDDEAQEFLAYMKKVIHFRKAHPNFSRHHFLTGRVDESGLKDVMWWHPSGREMGEGDWQNDRLRTIGMMLQGDRILRKDATGQRIQDDTFLVIFNASHESVSFVVPSASKDREHGWTMALNAVAGDPEVGTGFQMGDRGAVPPRSVWVLRAE; from the coding sequence ATGCTCTCAATCTCTGCTGAAGATACAGTGACCGACGACAAAAGCAACCAAATGCCTGTGATGCCTGGCAAACCTTATCCGCTTGGGGCAACATGGGATGGTATAGGCGTTAATTTTGCGCTCTATAGCGCACAGGCTACACGTGTAGAATTGCTGCTTTTTGCCCGTGCAGAAGATGCTGCACCCAGCGAGGTGCACGTACTCGATCAGCGTACCGGCCCGATCTGGCATATATATTTGCCGCATGTAAAACCGGGGCAGTGCTACGGGTACCGCGTTGACGGTCCTTATGTACCTGAGAAGGGACTGCGCTTCAATCGCAATAAGGTCCTTTTGGATCCCTATGCTCGTGCAATTGGCCGGCCAATGAAATGGGACGACGGTTTGTATGGCTATGATAGCGAAGATCCGGAAGCCGACCTGACCTTTTCAACCGTCGATACGGCCGCCTATGCACCACTCGGGGCGGTTATAGAAGAGCATTTTGAATGGGGCAATGACAAGCCGCCCGGCATTGCGTGGGCAGATACCATCATTTACGAAACGCATGTAAAAGGCATCAGCCAGTTGCATCCGGATGTGCCAGAAGGACTGCGTGGTTCTTACCTTGGCCTTATTTCAGCGCCCGTACTCGACCATTTCAAAAGCCTTGGTGTCACAACCATCCAACTCTTGCCCGTACATGCGCGGGTTGAAGAAGCCCACCTCGTAGAAAAAGAGTTGGTCAACTACTGGGGGTACAATACGCTGGCCTACTTTGCACCCGAGCCCGCGTACGCTGCCAATACAAGTGCAGCAGATGATCCGATTGCTGCGGTTCGCGAATTCAAAATGATGGTGCGTGGATTACACGCCGCCGGCTTTGAAGTTATCATAGACGTTGTATACAACCACACAGGCGAAGGCAACCACATGGGGCCTACCCTGTCGTTTAGAGGCATAGACAACCTTTCGTATTACAAGCAGAATCCGTCAGATCCGCGGTATCTGATGGACTATACCGGTACGGGTAATACGCTAGATATGGGCAACTCACATGTTCTCCAACTGGTGATGGACAGTTTGCGGTACTGGGTCGAGGAAATGCATGTGGACGGTTTTCGGTTTGATCTTGCCGCTGCCCTCGCCCGCGATCTTTTTGAAATCAACATGTTATCGGCCTTTTTTCAGGTCATCCAGCAGGACCCCGTGTTGAGCCAGGTTAAACTGATTGCGGAGCCGTGGGATGTAGGGCCAGGGGGCTACCAGGTGGGCAGTTTCCCCTGGCAATGGACGGAGTGGAATGGCCGGTACAGAGACGTTATGCGGCGCTTCTGGCGCGGGGATACGGGATTGATTGGTGATATGGCCACAAGCCTCGCCGGCTCCAGCGACCTCTATGAGTGGTCGGGCCGCCGGCCATATGCCTCCATCAACTTCCTGACAGCCCACGACGGCTACACGTTACAGGATTTTGTGAGCTATGAGCAAAAGCACAACGAATTAAACAAAGAAGGCAACCGCGACGGCCACAATGCCAATCACAGCATCAATATGGGCGTTGAGGGGCCTTCTGATGATCCAGCGGTCAACGGACACCGGAAGAAGCTTAAGCAGGCGATGATTGCCAGCCTCCTGTTTTCTCAGGGGGTGCCGATGGTATTGGGTGGGGATGAACTCTCTAAAACCCAGCATGGTAACAACAACGCCTATTGCCAGGACAATGACATTAACTGGTACAACTGGTCGCTGGATGATGAGGCGCAGGAATTTCTGGCGTATATGAAAAAGGTCATTCATTTTCGAAAGGCCCATCCTAATTTTAGCCGGCACCATTTCCTTACTGGCCGTGTGGATGAATCCGGATTGAAAGATGTGATGTGGTGGCATCCTTCTGGGCGTGAGATGGGAGAAGGCGACTGGCAAAATGATCGCCTCAGAACGATAGGCATGATGCTACAAGGCGATCGTATCCTACGAAAGGACGCTACTGGTCAGCGCATACAGGACGATACGTTCCTCGTTATTTTTAATGCGAGCCATGAGTCTGTTTCATTTGTTGTCCCGAGCGCTTCCAAAGACCGGGAGCATGGATGGACCATGGCGTTGAATGCGGTTGCCGGCGATCCTGAAGTGGGCACAGGGTTTCAGATGGGTGATCGCGGTGCAGTGCCTCCTCGCAGTGTATGGGTCCTAAGAGCTGAATAA
- the glgB gene encoding 1,4-alpha-glucan branching protein GlgB — MPWISNAEAQAWQEGQFHQSYHKFGAHPDATGCWFAVWAPHADSIAIIGDFNDWSNTAHWMNREAAGIWTCYVEGAQTGQRYKYHIKRGTYTTDKTDPFAFQMEAPRPQGNDIDGLSSIITDLSGYQWQDDAWMKSRRGPSGIDTPISVYEVHLGSWITDDNGNPLNYRQIAQSLADYVSDMGFTHIEVLPLMEHPYYGSWGYQTIGYYAATHRYGSPEDLKFFVDYMHQRGIGIILDWVPAHFAVDPQGLVFFDGSTLFEYDDPQMRQHPDWGTYIFDYNKPGVRNFLTSNALFWLDEYHIDGLRFDAVASLLYRDYSRTEWSPNKYGGRENLEAIDFLKKVNEVVYNRFPEALMIAEESTAWPGVSKPTYDNGLGFLYKWNMGWMHDTLKYVEEDPVHRAFHHNNLTFPLFYAFTEQYMLPLSHDEVVHGKGSLWGKMPGDLWQKAANLRLLYGHMFGHPGKKLLFMGCEFGQPEEWNYKQSLNWSLLEYPLHKGLQDWVRALNTLYRTYPALGKDSGDAFYWIDHTDAQHSLVSYVRHLDDETLVFVLNFTPVPRDEHLQGMPKTGTWKLLLNSDDPAYGGSGYGKVKATVKVNDKTPHQGQPGSMKLTVPPLALMVFKHTPAKTKKKK; from the coding sequence ATGCCGTGGATAAGTAACGCAGAAGCCCAGGCGTGGCAGGAAGGACAGTTTCACCAAAGCTATCATAAGTTTGGGGCCCACCCTGATGCAACTGGGTGCTGGTTTGCCGTTTGGGCACCGCATGCAGATTCAATTGCCATCATTGGTGACTTTAATGATTGGTCGAATACGGCACACTGGATGAACCGCGAAGCAGCCGGCATCTGGACCTGTTATGTCGAAGGCGCACAAACGGGCCAACGCTACAAATACCATATTAAACGCGGCACCTACACCACCGACAAAACCGACCCGTTTGCTTTCCAAATGGAAGCCCCTCGCCCACAGGGCAACGATATTGACGGCCTGTCATCGATTATTACAGATTTATCTGGTTACCAATGGCAAGATGATGCCTGGATGAAAAGCAGAAGGGGGCCTTCGGGCATTGATACGCCCATCTCTGTGTACGAGGTGCACCTGGGCTCCTGGATAACAGACGACAACGGGAATCCCCTGAATTATCGCCAGATTGCACAGTCTCTAGCAGATTATGTTTCGGATATGGGATTCACCCATATCGAGGTCCTGCCCTTGATGGAGCACCCCTATTACGGCTCATGGGGCTACCAGACCATTGGGTATTATGCCGCCACGCACCGGTATGGCAGCCCGGAAGACTTGAAATTCTTTGTGGACTACATGCACCAGCGTGGTATCGGCATCATCCTCGATTGGGTGCCGGCACACTTTGCAGTAGATCCCCAGGGCCTTGTTTTCTTTGATGGTAGCACCCTCTTTGAATACGACGACCCCCAGATGCGGCAACATCCAGACTGGGGCACCTACATTTTTGATTACAACAAGCCAGGTGTACGTAACTTCCTTACCTCCAATGCACTGTTCTGGCTCGACGAATACCACATCGACGGCTTGCGATTCGACGCCGTAGCCTCGCTCCTCTACCGCGACTATTCTCGTACTGAATGGTCACCCAACAAATATGGCGGCCGGGAGAACCTGGAAGCGATAGATTTTCTAAAGAAAGTGAACGAGGTGGTTTACAACCGCTTTCCCGAAGCCCTGATGATTGCGGAGGAATCCACGGCCTGGCCTGGCGTCTCAAAACCTACGTACGATAACGGCCTGGGCTTTCTCTACAAATGGAATATGGGCTGGATGCATGACACGCTCAAATACGTTGAGGAAGACCCCGTACACCGGGCTTTTCACCATAACAACCTGACCTTTCCGTTATTTTACGCATTCACCGAACAGTACATGCTACCACTCTCGCATGATGAAGTGGTACACGGTAAAGGATCACTTTGGGGCAAAATGCCGGGTGATCTCTGGCAAAAAGCAGCAAACCTTCGCTTGCTCTACGGCCACATGTTTGGCCACCCAGGCAAGAAACTGCTGTTTATGGGCTGTGAATTTGGACAGCCAGAAGAATGGAATTATAAACAGTCGCTCAACTGGTCTTTACTGGAATATCCCCTGCACAAAGGATTACAAGACTGGGTTCGGGCGCTTAATACCCTCTATCGCACATATCCTGCACTCGGTAAAGACAGTGGAGATGCCTTCTACTGGATTGACCACACCGACGCACAACACAGTCTGGTGAGCTATGTGCGGCATCTGGACGATGAAACCCTGGTGTTTGTCCTGAACTTCACCCCTGTGCCGCGCGATGAACACCTTCAGGGCATGCCCAAGACGGGGACCTGGAAGCTCCTGCTAAATAGCGATGACCCTGCTTATGGCGGTAGCGGATACGGGAAAGTGAAAGCAACTGTGAAGGTGAACGATAAAACACCTCACCAGGGGCAACCGGGTTCAATGAAGCTGACTGTGCCGCCTTTAGCGCTGATGGTGTTCAAACACACGCCGGCGAAAACCAAGAAGAAGAAATAG
- a CDS encoding OmpA family protein: MSEASPANPYRRTPLGSKVVGSVYGSGAGDGVLSKLTEEEIEELRRILLAPEQYQLMQLHRRLDELEAPDAQLNSISKYLPEAVAINARKGDKLAKALSQTFSRTLDVSVQQDTETMVEGISPLVVPALRRGIRESFRSTRNAIKWALQYGVSLQGIKWQIEAMRSGRSFSEVVLSHTLRYRVEQVFLIHRISGLPLQHVVADSVKAQDGSLVSSMLTAIQDFVQDSFGTKAEEGLATLQVGELTVWIEQGPKAILAAVVRVTPEPELRRVLKETARSVHLQFNAALTFFDGDITPFEATKPILESELLSHYQIPTRPVSPLFWIILGGLAVWLVTIAVFFVKDNIDWKEYLNKLDSQPGIVILDSGRDGGKWFVQGLKDPLAISADSLLEATDLNPEDVVQRWTAYSDLSDEILELRAQQFLGPLPEAVDLKVENKVLIATGNGVPVLWKEKAREKAGFIVGIVSYNDDEVVEFDESAMLAYEVELENKFVYFNKASFDVDSTQNNNLYEIYLSTKGLLDNAKLGHKNIVISVWGYSTDGDTEKDNFDISIRRAEAIVSQLIQLGLDNGDGAVEALGFGSQELPEINLENYPSPVDSSIVPQFNSVTFNVVIEGRSWQ, translated from the coding sequence ATGTCTGAAGCTTCTCCTGCAAACCCCTATAGGCGAACACCCCTTGGTTCCAAGGTTGTGGGGTCGGTGTATGGCAGCGGCGCTGGGGATGGTGTATTGAGCAAGCTTACAGAAGAAGAAATTGAAGAACTTCGCCGGATACTCCTCGCGCCAGAGCAGTATCAGCTGATGCAACTGCATCGCCGGCTGGATGAGTTGGAGGCACCAGATGCCCAACTCAATTCTATCAGCAAATACCTGCCCGAAGCCGTAGCAATAAACGCCAGGAAAGGAGACAAACTCGCCAAGGCGTTATCCCAGACATTTAGCCGAACCCTGGACGTATCTGTTCAACAGGACACAGAAACCATGGTCGAGGGGATTTCCCCACTCGTGGTGCCTGCGCTGCGCCGGGGGATTCGCGAATCTTTCCGCTCTACCCGTAATGCCATCAAGTGGGCACTGCAATATGGCGTCTCACTCCAGGGCATCAAGTGGCAGATTGAAGCCATGCGGAGCGGCCGCTCGTTTTCTGAAGTTGTTCTCAGTCATACCCTGCGGTACCGCGTTGAGCAAGTCTTTCTTATCCATCGCATCAGCGGGTTGCCGCTGCAGCACGTGGTTGCCGATTCGGTAAAAGCACAAGATGGTTCGCTCGTATCCAGTATGCTTACCGCCATCCAGGACTTTGTGCAAGACTCGTTCGGCACAAAGGCAGAGGAGGGGCTTGCAACCCTGCAAGTTGGAGAATTGACTGTTTGGATTGAACAAGGCCCCAAGGCTATTCTCGCGGCTGTTGTTCGCGTTACGCCGGAGCCCGAATTGCGACGCGTATTGAAAGAAACCGCGCGCTCTGTTCATCTCCAATTTAATGCTGCCCTTACGTTCTTCGACGGCGATATTACACCGTTTGAAGCAACCAAGCCGATTCTCGAATCCGAGCTGCTTTCGCACTACCAAATTCCAACACGGCCCGTATCGCCGCTTTTCTGGATTATCCTGGGTGGTCTTGCCGTTTGGTTGGTTACGATTGCTGTTTTCTTCGTAAAAGACAACATCGACTGGAAAGAGTACCTTAACAAACTCGACAGCCAGCCGGGTATTGTCATTCTTGATTCAGGACGGGATGGCGGCAAGTGGTTTGTGCAAGGTCTCAAAGACCCGCTGGCCATTAGTGCTGATTCGCTGCTGGAAGCCACTGATCTGAATCCTGAAGACGTGGTGCAACGCTGGACTGCGTATAGCGATTTGTCGGACGAAATTTTGGAGCTTCGCGCCCAGCAGTTCCTTGGCCCGCTTCCTGAAGCTGTTGATTTGAAAGTAGAGAACAAAGTGCTCATTGCCACGGGCAATGGTGTGCCTGTGCTGTGGAAAGAGAAAGCGCGTGAAAAAGCCGGCTTCATCGTTGGTATCGTCAGTTATAATGATGACGAAGTGGTCGAGTTCGACGAAAGCGCGATGCTGGCTTACGAAGTAGAACTTGAAAACAAGTTTGTGTACTTCAATAAAGCTTCTTTCGACGTTGATTCTACGCAGAACAACAACCTCTACGAAATCTACCTTTCCACCAAAGGACTTCTCGATAACGCCAAGCTGGGTCACAAAAATATCGTGATCAGCGTTTGGGGCTACTCTACCGATGGTGATACGGAGAAAGATAACTTTGATATCAGTATCCGCAGGGCAGAGGCCATCGTTTCTCAGCTCATCCAACTCGGGCTCGACAATGGCGATGGTGCGGTTGAAGCGCTTGGCTTTGGTTCGCAGGAATTGCCTGAAATCAATCTGGAAAACTACCCCTCTCCAGTTGATTCGTCGATTGTACCACAATTCAACTCCGTAACCTTCAACGTTGTGATTGAAGGGCGCAGCTGGCAATAG
- a CDS encoding Rab family GTPase — protein MTKSSSQDVTPKIDLQMTQKKICTLGTSAVGKSSLVARFVKGIFSDSYLTTIGVKIDKKSVSLKGQKVDLLIWDLNGEDRFQKLSMNYLRGTAGYLLVIDGTRRNTLDAALALHHKAQATLGTVPSVVLINKADRKEEWEIEEADINDLQARGWTVMETSAKSGSGVEKAFTNLTQKLV, from the coding sequence ATGACCAAATCTTCTTCGCAAGACGTTACCCCGAAAATAGACTTGCAGATGACCCAGAAAAAGATCTGTACCCTCGGCACATCAGCCGTAGGAAAAAGCAGTCTTGTTGCCAGATTTGTCAAGGGAATTTTCTCTGACAGTTACCTGACGACAATTGGCGTCAAGATTGACAAGAAGTCCGTGTCCCTGAAAGGGCAGAAAGTAGATCTGCTAATATGGGATCTCAACGGCGAGGATCGATTCCAGAAACTCTCCATGAATTACCTTCGCGGTACAGCAGGTTATCTGCTCGTCATCGATGGTACACGGCGCAACACCCTGGACGCTGCTCTGGCTTTGCATCACAAGGCCCAGGCAACCCTCGGGACTGTCCCTTCTGTTGTTTTAATCAACAAAGCGGACAGAAAAGAAGAGTGGGAGATTGAAGAGGCTGATATCAATGATTTACAAGCACGAGGCTGGACGGTAATGGAAACCAGTGCCAAATCCGGCTCCGGAGTGGAGAAGGCTTTCACTAACCTTACGCAAAAGCTCGTATAG
- a CDS encoding HAMP domain-containing sensor histidine kinase produces MNPVLLPPNLLAQLDMAVFRRESDGAFSLIGEAPQWLRQLYPKLPTDGSTWHPEHHLVYLAHFLEEAEEVWKGGTVVHHTSDIWTEEDPTGKEWLLEAIALRLDDQDLLLLKFPSNDFQTLRSIYQEARDQSLKQYNLMKEIDKREVLLHCTVHDLSAPLAGIRASLWLLHEDKMVQPVGEEFVEIGLDQVDKMQDLIKDTLTTFSTRSKPLFQPTANLEDAPDIAESAKEVTEALGAMASMKDVTFRISTEGPDDTSWKVAGDHARLERILFNLLENALRHTRDGTSVVVRLRDEGNSIRISIKDQGKGVPLEMMNKLFEKFTQGSDESGKVGLGLYFCRITVESWGGEIGCLPNIKDGACFWFTLPKAGQNGVAHA; encoded by the coding sequence ATGAATCCTGTTTTGTTACCTCCCAACCTGCTTGCACAGCTGGACATGGCTGTCTTTCGCCGCGAAAGCGATGGAGCGTTCTCGTTGATTGGAGAGGCGCCCCAGTGGCTCAGACAGTTGTACCCTAAATTACCTACGGATGGCTCAACCTGGCATCCGGAGCATCACCTTGTTTATCTCGCCCACTTTTTGGAAGAAGCGGAAGAGGTATGGAAAGGCGGCACGGTTGTACACCACACGTCGGATATCTGGACAGAAGAAGACCCAACAGGCAAAGAGTGGCTCCTCGAAGCCATTGCACTACGCCTGGACGACCAGGATCTCCTTCTGCTTAAATTTCCTTCCAACGACTTTCAAACGTTGCGCAGCATCTACCAGGAAGCCCGCGACCAGAGTTTGAAGCAATACAATTTGATGAAGGAGATCGATAAGCGCGAAGTGCTGCTGCACTGTACCGTGCACGATCTTTCTGCACCGCTGGCCGGCATCCGCGCCAGCCTCTGGCTTTTGCACGAAGACAAAATGGTGCAGCCCGTAGGAGAAGAATTTGTCGAAATTGGCCTCGACCAGGTCGACAAAATGCAGGACCTGATCAAAGATACCCTGACAACCTTCTCTACGCGCTCCAAACCGCTCTTCCAACCGACAGCCAACCTGGAAGACGCACCTGATATTGCCGAGAGTGCCAAAGAGGTAACCGAAGCCCTTGGCGCAATGGCCTCGATGAAAGACGTCACCTTCAGGATATCAACAGAAGGCCCTGACGATACCAGTTGGAAAGTAGCCGGTGACCACGCCAGGCTTGAGCGTATTTTGTTCAACTTGCTCGAAAACGCCCTCCGACACACCCGAGACGGCACCTCTGTTGTGGTCCGGCTTCGAGATGAAGGCAATTCCATCCGCATCAGCATCAAAGACCAGGGCAAAGGTGTGCCGCTGGAGATGATGAACAAATTGTTCGAGAAGTTCACCCAGGGATCAGACGAGTCGGGCAAAGTGGGCCTGGGCCTCTATTTCTGTCGTATTACGGTGGAAAGCTGGGGTGGAGAAATTGGCTGCCTGCCAAATATCAAAGATGGCGCTTGCTTCTGGTTCACACTGCCGAAAGCCGGCCAAAACGGCGTCGCGCACGCCTGA
- a CDS encoding secondary thiamine-phosphate synthase enzyme YjbQ, producing the protein MAWFQKEIQLSPKSRGFHLITREVLQQLPELQAYAVGMAQIFIMHTSASLTLNENASPDVREDMEAYFNKFVPENEPYFKHTMEGPDDMPAHIKAALLGSSLMLPIARGQFRLGTWQGIYLCEHRDYGGARRLMVTLNGEKS; encoded by the coding sequence ATGGCCTGGTTTCAGAAAGAGATCCAACTTTCACCCAAAAGCCGCGGGTTTCACCTGATCACCCGTGAAGTGCTGCAACAGCTACCTGAATTACAGGCGTATGCGGTAGGGATGGCCCAGATTTTTATTATGCATACCTCGGCTTCGTTGACGCTGAATGAAAATGCGAGTCCTGACGTGCGGGAAGATATGGAGGCCTATTTCAATAAATTTGTGCCTGAAAACGAGCCGTATTTCAAGCACACGATGGAAGGACCAGACGATATGCCGGCGCACATCAAAGCTGCTTTGCTGGGCAGTAGCCTCATGCTGCCGATTGCCCGTGGACAATTTCGGTTAGGGACCTGGCAAGGGATCTACTTGTGTGAGCACAGAGACTACGGTGGCGCCAGGCGCCTGATGGTAACCCTCAACGGCGAGAAGTCCTGA
- the queE gene encoding 7-carboxy-7-deazaguanine synthase — MAYAVKEIFYSLQGEGLHTGRPAVFLRFSGCNLWSGREVDRAQAICQFCDTDFFGTDGACGGKYKDATALAAQVNALWPEAEAGQSRYVVCSGGEPLLQLDVALIDALKSANFEVAVETNGTLPAPEGIDWICVSPKAGTTTVQTTGNELKLVYPQPEAMPEAYADLDFDHFFLQPMDGPDVAVNTQQALAYCLRNPHWRLSLQSHKLLQIP; from the coding sequence ATGGCATATGCTGTAAAAGAAATATTCTATTCTCTGCAAGGTGAAGGCCTGCATACTGGCCGGCCGGCTGTGTTTTTGCGTTTTTCAGGATGTAACCTTTGGTCAGGGCGAGAAGTTGATCGGGCCCAGGCTATTTGTCAGTTTTGTGATACCGACTTCTTCGGTACGGACGGTGCGTGTGGTGGGAAATACAAAGATGCTACCGCGTTGGCTGCGCAAGTAAATGCACTTTGGCCCGAAGCTGAAGCAGGACAGTCGCGGTACGTCGTGTGCTCAGGCGGCGAGCCCCTACTGCAGTTAGATGTGGCGTTGATTGATGCGTTAAAGTCCGCCAACTTTGAAGTCGCCGTTGAGACCAATGGCACCTTGCCCGCGCCTGAAGGCATAGATTGGATATGCGTGAGCCCCAAAGCAGGTACAACGACCGTGCAGACGACAGGCAATGAGCTCAAGCTGGTTTATCCGCAGCCTGAAGCCATGCCTGAGGCGTATGCTGATCTCGACTTTGACCATTTTTTCCTGCAGCCGATGGACGGTCCTGATGTGGCAGTTAATACACAGCAGGCATTGGCGTATTGCCTCCGCAACCCGCATTGGCGTCTAAGTTTACAGAGCCATAAGCTACTGCAAATTCCCTGA